A window of Variovorax paradoxus genomic DNA:
ACGAGCCCGCCGCCGGCCTGCGCCGCAAGGAAAAGATGGCGTTAGGCGATCTGCTTCGCAAGCTGCGCGAGGAGGGCGTGACCATCCTCATCGTCGAACACGACATGGACTTCGTGATGAAACTGGTAGACCGGTTGGTGGTGATGAACTTCGGCTCCAAGCTCGTGGAGGGCGTGCCGTCCGCGGTGCGCGCGGACGAGCGCGTGCAGGCGGCCTACCTGGGGAGCGTCGTATGACCGCGATGCTCGAGATTGGCGACCTGCACGTGTCGTACGGGCAGGTGGAGGCGGTGCGTGGCGTGTCGCTCGACCTGCAGCCGGGGCAGATCATCTCGGTGATCGGCCCGAACGGCGCGGGAAAGACCACGCTGCTGGCTGCCGCCATGGGCCTGCTGCCCTGCAAGGGCACGCTGCGCTTCGAGGGCGAAGACCTGCAGGGGCTCGACGTGGAAGCGCGCGTGGAGCGCGGCCTGTGCCTCGTGCCGGAGAAGCGCGAGCTGTTCGGCGAACTCACCGTGCTCGACAACCTGCAGCTCGGCGCCTATGCCAAGCGGCTGCGCGGCGATGCGATGAAGAAGCGGCTGCAGTCGGTGTACGACCGCTTTCCCCGGCTGGCGGAACGGCGGACGCAGCGCGCCGACACGCTCTCGGGCGGCGAGCGGCAGATGCTGGCGGTGGGCCGCGCGCTGATGTCGGCGCCCCGGCTGCTGATGCTCGACGAGCCCAGCCTGGGCTTGGCGCCGCTGATCGTGCGGGACATCCTGACCATCGTGCGCAAGCTGCGCGATGACGGCGTGTCGATCCTGCTGGTGGAGCAGAACGCGCGCGCGGCGCTGGAAAGCTCGGACCAGGGCTACGTGCTGGAGACCGGCGAGATCGCGCTGTCGGGCGCCTCGGCCGAACTGGCGAGCGACCCGCGCGTGCAGGCGACCTACCTCGGCGGAGGCACGCACGATGACGACTGATGTTCGCGCCGTGCCGCCTGCCCGGCGCACGCTGCCTGCAATGCTGCTGCGGCAGGCCGATGTGTTCGGTGCGCGCGCGCTGCTGCGCATCGGGGCGCACGCCTGGACGCATCGCGACGCGGCGCAGGCCGCCGCAGTCCGTGCCGGTGCGTTGGCGGCCGCGGGCGTGGCGCGCGGCGACCGCATCGCGGTGATGTGCGGCAACCGCATCGAGTTTCTGGAGAGCTTTCTCGGCGCGGGCTGGCTGGGGGCGTCGACCGTTCCGGTCAACACCGCATCGATGGGGCCGCAGGTCGAATACTTCCTGGCGAACAGCCAGGCGAAGCTGCTGGTGATCGAGGCGGCGTTCGTCGAGCGGCTTGCGACAGCCGACCTGGCGCGCACGTCATTGCGCGAGATCTGGGTGGTAGGAGGCTCGGAGGCTGTCGAATGGCAGGTGCCCGCCGGCGTGCGCGTGGTGCCGTACCCCGAAGCAGGAGACGCCCTGGAGCCGGCGCCGGTGCAACCCGGCGATCCGCTTGCCATCCTCTATACCTCGGGCACTACAGGGCCCGCCAAGGGCGTGATCTGCCCGCATGCGCAGTATTTCTGGTGGGGCGTGAACAGCGCGGAAGTGCTCGGCGTGGGAGCCGATGACGTGCTGTGCACCACGCTTCCGCTGTTCCATATCAACGCGCTCAACACCTTCGCGCAGGCTGCGCTGACGGGTGCCGAGGTGGTGTTCGAATCGCGCTTCTCGGCGTCGGGCTTCTGGCCCGCGATGCGTGCGAGCCGCGCGACGGTGGTGTACCTGTTGGGCGCGATGGTGCCGATTCTGTTGGCGCAGCCGGAAGGCGCGGGGGAGCGGGAGCATCGGGTGCGCATCGGGCTCGGGCCTGGCGTGCCTTCCGCCGCGGGTGCGACGTTCAAGGCGCGCACGGGCGTGTCGCTGCTCGAGGGCTACGGCTCGACCGAGACCAACTTCGCCATCGCCACCGCGCCCGATTCGCCGCGCGGCGGCGTCATGGGCTGGTTGCGGCCAGGTTTCCAGGCGCGCGTGGCCGATGAAGACGACGTGGCGTTGCCGCCTGGCGAAGCCGGCGAATTGCTGCTGCGCGCGGACGAGCCCTATGCCTTTGCGAGCGGCTACTTCAACATGCCGGAAAAGACGGTCGAGGCCTGGCGCAATCTCTGGTTCCATACCGGAGACCGCGTGGTGCGCGATGCCGACGGGGCCTTTCGTTTCGTCGACCGCATCAAGGACGCGATCCGGCGGCGGGGCGAGAACATCTCTTCGTTCGAGGTCGAGCAGGTGCTGCTGAGCCATCCGGGCGTGGCCGCGTGTGCCGTGTATCCGGTGCGCTCCGAACTGGCGGAAGACGAGGTGATGGCGGCGCTGGTTGCGCGCGAAGGCGTGCCGGTCGATCCTGCCGAACTGGCGCGTTTCTGCGAAGGGCGCTTGCCTTACTTCGCGGTGCCGCGCTACATCGACGTGCTGGCCGATCTGCCGCGCACCGAGAACGGCAAGGTGCAGAAGTTCAAGCTGCGCGAGCGCGGCGTGGGGCCGCTGACGTGGGACGGCCGGCCCGCGAGGAGCTAGACGCATGATGGACGCAGCGTCGACCCTTTCCGGCCGCGTGGCGTTCGTGACGGGGGCAGGACGCGGGCTTGGCGAGGCCATTGCCCGCGGGCTGTCGGAGGCGGGAGCGAAAGTCGCGTTGGCGGATGTCGATCTTGCAGGCGTGGAGGCGGTGGCAAAGGAGATCGGCGGCCTCGCGCTGCGGCTCGATGTGCGTAACGAGGCCGGGTTCCGCGCCTGCTTCGACGAGGCCGTGGCGCACTTTGGCGCCGTCGACATCATGGTCAACAACGCGGCGCGCACGCCGACCACCTCGCTGTGGGAGATCACGCCCGAGGAGTGGGACGACGTGCTCGCCATCAACCTGCGCGGCAGCTTCTTCGGCTGCCGCATTGCCGGCCGGCACATGCGCGAGCGGGGTACAGGGCGCATCGTCAACCTGGCGTCGATGGCGGGGCAGCAGTCCAGCGCGGCGACCGGCGTGCACTACGCGGCGAGCAAGGCGGGGTTGCTGGCGCTGACGCGCTCGTTCGCGCAGGAACTGGCACCGCACGGCGTGACCGTGAACGCGCTGGCGCCAGCGGCGATCCGGAGCCCCCTGCTCGAGGCGCTGGACCCCGCGCGGCGGCAGACGCTGCAAGCGAGCATTCCGATCGGGCGCTTCGGTTTGCCGGAGGAAGTGGCAGCCGCGGTGGTTTATCTCGCGTCCCCGGCGGCGGCCTTCTTGACCGGCGCCACCCTGGATCTCAACGGCGGCCGTTTCATGCGGTGACAACCCGTGCTCGTCCGCACCGCTAAAATGATTCAGAACTAAAACATTCAGGTATGTACTCAAATTCATTGACTGGCCGCCATGCACTCGTCACGGGTGCCGCACGCGGCATTGGCGCCGAGATCGCCCGTACCCTTGCCGCCCAGGGGGCTCTTCTGACCCTGCTGGGGCGTGATCGCGAGGCACTGCAGCGGGTGGCCGACTCGCTGGAAGGCGACGGGCATGGCGTGGTTGCCGCGGATGTGGCGAACCAGGAGGCGGTACAGGCGGCCTTCGCCGAGGCGCGCGCCGTACGCGGGCCGGTCGCGATCCTCGTCAACAACGCGGGTGCGGCCGAGAGTGCGCCGTTCCTCAAGACTTCGTTTGATCTCTGGCAGCGGATGCTGTCGGTCAACCTCACGGGCAGCTTCCTGTGCGCGCAGGCGGCGCTACCCGACATGCTCGACGCCGGCTGGGGGCGCATCGTCAATATCGCCAGCACGGCGGGGCAGAAGGGCTATGCCTATGTGGCGGCCTACACGGCCGCCAAGCACGGCGTGGTCGGGCTCACGCGTTCGCTGGCGCTCGAAGTGGCGCGCAAGGGCATCACGGTGAATGCGGTGTGCCCCGGCTATACCGACACCGACATTTTGCGCAACAGCGTGGCCAATGTGGTCGGCAAGACAGGACGCAGCGAAGCCGATGCGCTGGCGGAGTTCTCGAGCGTCAACCCGCAGCGCCGCATCGTGCAGCCGGCAGAGGTGGCCGACACAGTGCGCTGGCTGTGCGGCGAAGGTGCTGCGTCGGTTACGGGGCAGTCGATCTCGGTTTCAGGAGGAGAAGTGACATGACACGCAACGATGCTTCTCATGCGGCGTTGAGCGACGCCGAAGAACTGGGCCACGAAGCGCGCGCCGGCCATGAAGACCACGCGATGCTCAAGCTGTGGCTGCGCATGCTGGCCAGTACCACGCAGATCGAGGCCGAGATCCGGCGCCGGCTGCGGGAGCGCTTCGGTATCTCGCTGGCACGCTTCGACTACATGGCGCAGCTCTACCGCTACAAGGACGGGCTGAAGATGCGCGTGCTGTCGCGCTATCTGATGGTGACGGGCGGCAACGTCACGGGCCTGACGGACGAACTCGAACGCGAAGGCATGGTGGCGCGCGCACCCAGCCCGGACGACCGCCGTGCGTGGATCGTGAGTCTCACGCCCACCGGGCGCCGCACTTTTGAGACCATGGCGAGCGAGCACGAGCAATGGATCCTCGAAATGTTCTCGGGGCTCGACATGAAGACGGTGAAGCAACTGCATACGCAGCTTGGCCTGCTGCGTGTGCACGTGATGCGCGGCGAGCCTTCGGGCGAGGAGGGGTGAGCATGGGCGAGAGCAGCGAGTTTTGCCGGCCGAGGCTGATCCGCTTCTCGGACTGCGATCCGGCGGGAATCGTCTTCTATCCGCAGTACTTCGTGATGCTCAACGGCCTCGTCGAAGACTGGGTGAACGAAGGCCTCGGGCTCAGCTATCACGGGCTGGTGGCGCAGCGGCGAATCGGCCTGCCGACCGTGAAGCTCGAAGCCGACTTCCGCGCGGTGAGCCGCATGGGCGATCAGGTGATGCTCGGACTGGCCGTCGAGCGACTGGGTTCGCGTTCGATGACCTTGCGCGTGCGCTGCTTCGATCCCGTCGATGGTGAGGTGCGCATGCAGATGCAGCAGGTGCTGGTGACCACGTCGCTCGAAACGCATCGCGCGGTTGCCATTCCGGATGACATGCGCGCGGCCATCGTGCGCAACGCGCCCGAATTGGGCTGAGCTTCTTCAGGCAGCGGGCTCGCTGCCGGCCGTAGCGTCCTGAGCGCGCTTCTTCAGCCAGCCGGTGAGTTCCTTCTTTCCCTTGGCATTGGCGGCACGCCACGCCTCGCGTGCCGCCGCGATGAAGCGCTCTTCCGCCGCATCGGGCACTTCGCTGGGACGGTCTTCCTTGTCGAGCCAGCCGGTTTCCACGTTGCAGTGCCGTTCGATCTGTCGCGCCAGGTTGTCGCCGATGGGCCGCGAACTCTTGATCTGGCTCCACATGCTGGGAGATATTTCGATCTTCTTCGCGAACGCCTGGTCCAGGCCCTTGGCAGGCAGGCCCGCGGCAACGGCCTCTTCGAGAAAACGGCGATGAAGCGCGAGGGCATTGCGGCGACGCGCGACGGTGATATTGGGCACTGTTCAAAAACAACAACAAGACAAAAAAAGATTGTCCCGGTTGTTGACGTCGCCGTAAACACTATTTACAGTTGTCTTCATTCGCGGCCCAAGCCGTACCTTTTTTCCAACCCCTAACAGCCGACAGCGGCAATTTTTGACTCAGGAACCATCGTGAACATCGCATTGACCCTCGCCAGCATTCGACCCGCCTCGGGCCGATCGCTCGTGCGCGTCTGGGCGTGCGGTGGTTTCGGCGGCATGCCGTCGACCCGACTGAATCAGCACCAGAGCCACGTGTATTCCACGAAAGCCGCAGCCAGCCTGCGCGTTGGAAAAGTCGAGGATCAGGTGCTACCGGGTGGAGGTTGCGCGTAGGCGCATACCTTCCAAGCTCTCTCTTGCAGAGGCCCGGACACCGAAAGGTTCCGGGCCTTTTTGTTTTGCTTGTTTGTTTGTTGTCGGCCGTGCTTGGCCATTCCGGGTGTGCCTTCACCACACCGCCAGAGCCCACCGCGTAGACGGTCTGGCGGGATGTGCAGGAATTGATCACTCCTGTGCAGCGACGTCGTACGGGACAGCGCCCAGCGTGCTGTTCGTCGCGTGAGGACACAACCGGAATGGAAAGCGAGCGGGCTACCGCTTTCACCACCGAACCCGAGCGGGACCGGGCCATGCAGATGGCCCTCCCGCGGAAACCGGCCGCAAAGATTGGGCGGCGCCGGAACTCGTAACCGGACACTTTTTCGATTCTTGTTTTTCGACCCGCGTTAGCTCAATGGATCAGAGCACTTGCCTACGAAGCAAGGGGTTGCACGTTCGAGTCGTGCACGTGGGGCCATTTTTCTGTTTGCTGTCACACCAACCAAGGAGCCGTCATGCGCAAGCGCAATACCCCGATCCGGATGATCACCGTGCGTCCCGCACAGCCGCGCAAGCGCATGGTGCTGGCCTTGGCCCAACGCTTCGGCATCGTGACCGATGCACGGCGTGCCTCGGAAAGCGGCGACGCACCGCCCGGTCGCGAGCTTCAGCTCGAAGGCCTCGATCTCGACCAGCGCGTGCGCGCGGTCGGCGAGTGGTAGAGCCGACCGATCATGTTTCATGGTGCGCGTAGCTCAATGGCAGAGCCGCGGGTTGTGGTCCCGCTGACGACGGTTCGATCCCGTTCGTGCACCCCATCGTTTTCTGGATTTCACTCAACGTCGTCACGACGACCATCGCCGCGAAAGGAGGCGAGACATGCATCCTCACGTCCTGCAACTCGATATTCAGGGCACGCCGCAAGCCTGGATCTCGCTGGAGCAGGCGGTGTTGCACTACGCCACCGGCTCCGTGGCCTGGGAAGACGGCGACCTGCCGCTGGCGACGCTGCGCGGCGGTTTCAACGTAGCGCGCGGTGTGCAGTCGCGCGTCGAGGTGGCGCCGATCATCGCGCTGCGCGGTGCTTCGAAGATCAATCTCTTCGACGTGGTCCCGAGCGTCACCAAGACCAAGCTGCTTCGCCGCGACCGCCACACCTGCGCCTACTGCGCAGGCGTGTTCCAGGAGCGCGATCTGCAGTGCGAGCATGTGATGCCCGAGTCGCGCGGCGGCCCGTGGACATGGACCAACCTCGTGAGCGCGTGTGCGGTCTGCAACAACCGCAAGGCCGCGCGCACGCCGGAGGAAGCAGGCATGCCGCTGGTGTACCTGCCTTATGTGCCGAGCCGCTTCGAGAACTTTCTGCTCGAAGGTCGCAACATCCGTGCGGACGTGCACGAGTGGCTCGCGAAGCGGCTGCCCAAGGGTTCGCGGCTCCAGTAGGGGCTTGGCGGTGATGTTCGTTCTCGCCGGTGCCTATGAAAAAAGCCCGCTGTCCTGGAGGCAGCGGGCTTTGTCGTTTGAGGCGTGCGGATCAGCGTCCGACGCCGAAGAAGCGGTAGGCGATCACCCCCGCAGCTGCAAGTCCTCCCACGATGACAGCGATCACTTTGGTGGCGCGGCCGGTGCCGCGTCGCGGGCGAGGCCAATGGTCCGGCCCGATCAAGTCGATGGGTACCGTGGGTTTGCCTATGTCGGAAGCCTTTTCCATGGCAAGAAATATAGCCTACGCCCAGAATCACATGCCGCTACCGGCCCGCACCTTGGTTGTCAGGTATCGCTGCGGGCACCGGCGATAGACGGGCAAAAAAATACCCGCAGGAGCGGGTCTGAACGAGCTTTTGAGCTTCGAGTTTGTGTCCCTGTCGTAATGTTCTTGTGATGCGTGACAGCCATTGCAAGATGCCACGCCGTACCGGGGGCTTTTGTAGGTTGCGTCTGGGTAAGACGCAAGTGGTCGATAAAAATGTGAAATATTGCCGTATGGACAAGAAAATCATTCTCGAAAGTTTGACGAGAGCACTGGAGAGCTGGGTTCGCAACGCTCCGGCGGCGCAACTCTGGCAGGTGCATCAATCGGGTGGCCTAGGTGCGTCCATCGATATGGATGAAGACATCGTGCGGGTCCGCGTTACGCTGGGCGGGCCGCGCAACGCGCTGTCGGATGTCGGCAAGACAGACGGGCGTTTGCCGGTGACGGAGGCTTTTCTGGGTGGCGGCAATGCGGTCTGGGGCGCGCCGCCGCTTCAGGGCAGCCTTGCGCGCGAGCAGTG
This region includes:
- a CDS encoding ABC transporter ATP-binding protein, which translates into the protein MTAMLEIGDLHVSYGQVEAVRGVSLDLQPGQIISVIGPNGAGKTTLLAAAMGLLPCKGTLRFEGEDLQGLDVEARVERGLCLVPEKRELFGELTVLDNLQLGAYAKRLRGDAMKKRLQSVYDRFPRLAERRTQRADTLSGGERQMLAVGRALMSAPRLLMLDEPSLGLAPLIVRDILTIVRKLRDDGVSILLVEQNARAALESSDQGYVLETGEIALSGASAELASDPRVQATYLGGGTHDDD
- a CDS encoding ATP-dependent acyl-CoA ligase, producing the protein MTTDVRAVPPARRTLPAMLLRQADVFGARALLRIGAHAWTHRDAAQAAAVRAGALAAAGVARGDRIAVMCGNRIEFLESFLGAGWLGASTVPVNTASMGPQVEYFLANSQAKLLVIEAAFVERLATADLARTSLREIWVVGGSEAVEWQVPAGVRVVPYPEAGDALEPAPVQPGDPLAILYTSGTTGPAKGVICPHAQYFWWGVNSAEVLGVGADDVLCTTLPLFHINALNTFAQAALTGAEVVFESRFSASGFWPAMRASRATVVYLLGAMVPILLAQPEGAGEREHRVRIGLGPGVPSAAGATFKARTGVSLLEGYGSTETNFAIATAPDSPRGGVMGWLRPGFQARVADEDDVALPPGEAGELLLRADEPYAFASGYFNMPEKTVEAWRNLWFHTGDRVVRDADGAFRFVDRIKDAIRRRGENISSFEVEQVLLSHPGVAACAVYPVRSELAEDEVMAALVAREGVPVDPAELARFCEGRLPYFAVPRYIDVLADLPRTENGKVQKFKLRERGVGPLTWDGRPARS
- a CDS encoding SDR family NAD(P)-dependent oxidoreductase, producing the protein MMDAASTLSGRVAFVTGAGRGLGEAIARGLSEAGAKVALADVDLAGVEAVAKEIGGLALRLDVRNEAGFRACFDEAVAHFGAVDIMVNNAARTPTTSLWEITPEEWDDVLAINLRGSFFGCRIAGRHMRERGTGRIVNLASMAGQQSSAATGVHYAASKAGLLALTRSFAQELAPHGVTVNALAPAAIRSPLLEALDPARRQTLQASIPIGRFGLPEEVAAAVVYLASPAAAFLTGATLDLNGGRFMR
- a CDS encoding SDR family NAD(P)-dependent oxidoreductase — protein: MYSNSLTGRHALVTGAARGIGAEIARTLAAQGALLTLLGRDREALQRVADSLEGDGHGVVAADVANQEAVQAAFAEARAVRGPVAILVNNAGAAESAPFLKTSFDLWQRMLSVNLTGSFLCAQAALPDMLDAGWGRIVNIASTAGQKGYAYVAAYTAAKHGVVGLTRSLALEVARKGITVNAVCPGYTDTDILRNSVANVVGKTGRSEADALAEFSSVNPQRRIVQPAEVADTVRWLCGEGAASVTGQSISVSGGEVT
- a CDS encoding MarR family winged helix-turn-helix transcriptional regulator; translated protein: MTRNDASHAALSDAEELGHEARAGHEDHAMLKLWLRMLASTTQIEAEIRRRLRERFGISLARFDYMAQLYRYKDGLKMRVLSRYLMVTGGNVTGLTDELEREGMVARAPSPDDRRAWIVSLTPTGRRTFETMASEHEQWILEMFSGLDMKTVKQLHTQLGLLRVHVMRGEPSGEEG
- a CDS encoding acyl-CoA thioesterase → MGESSEFCRPRLIRFSDCDPAGIVFYPQYFVMLNGLVEDWVNEGLGLSYHGLVAQRRIGLPTVKLEADFRAVSRMGDQVMLGLAVERLGSRSMTLRVRCFDPVDGEVRMQMQQVLVTTSLETHRAVAIPDDMRAAIVRNAPELG
- a CDS encoding short-chain dehydrogenase → MRKRNTPIRMITVRPAQPRKRMVLALAQRFGIVTDARRASESGDAPPGRELQLEGLDLDQRVRAVGEW
- a CDS encoding HNH endonuclease, with amino-acid sequence MHPHVLQLDIQGTPQAWISLEQAVLHYATGSVAWEDGDLPLATLRGGFNVARGVQSRVEVAPIIALRGASKINLFDVVPSVTKTKLLRRDRHTCAYCAGVFQERDLQCEHVMPESRGGPWTWTNLVSACAVCNNRKAARTPEEAGMPLVYLPYVPSRFENFLLEGRNIRADVHEWLAKRLPKGSRLQ